In uncultured Cohaesibacter sp., a genomic segment contains:
- a CDS encoding Xaa-Pro peptidase family protein has product MALHFSTDEFKSRKATLLAKMADRKLDAMLIFAQETMYWLTGYDTTGFNLFQCLVLRKDGSTDLLTRSADVRQARQTSNIDEIHIWADRKKKKASPAVQLRGLLEELDLLGARIGIEYDAHGLTGKDARTLDDSLKSFADTEDASRIIPPLRAIKSGAEIAYTRKAAELTDLAFTEALPLIKAGADEGKILATMQGVILENGGDYPANHFSIGSGESALLCRYKTGRRTLDAQDQLTLEWSGVFRHYHAPAIRTLVIGRPTPRHLELYDIAQEALLAVEKVMKPGHVIGDIFDTHAKVIDEMGAHNHRLNACGYSVGARFAPNWMDWPLIYRGNEYAICPHMTLFAHMIIMDSEQNVAMTLGRSYLTTDAAPEPLSNLPMELIVR; this is encoded by the coding sequence ATGGCGCTACATTTTTCAACGGATGAATTCAAAAGCCGCAAGGCCACTCTTCTGGCGAAAATGGCGGATCGCAAGCTCGATGCGATGCTGATATTTGCTCAGGAAACCATGTATTGGCTCACCGGTTATGACACCACCGGCTTCAACCTGTTTCAATGTCTGGTCTTGCGCAAGGATGGCAGCACGGATCTGCTGACCCGCTCGGCCGATGTCCGACAGGCCAGACAGACATCCAATATCGACGAAATCCATATCTGGGCCGACCGCAAGAAGAAGAAGGCCTCACCGGCGGTTCAGTTGCGCGGACTGCTCGAAGAGCTCGATCTGCTTGGCGCGCGCATCGGCATCGAATATGACGCGCATGGCCTGACGGGCAAGGACGCCAGAACGCTCGATGACTCACTCAAATCCTTTGCCGACACCGAAGATGCCTCCCGCATCATCCCGCCGCTGAGAGCCATCAAGTCAGGCGCAGAGATCGCCTATACCCGCAAGGCGGCCGAATTGACCGATCTCGCCTTCACCGAGGCCCTGCCGCTGATCAAGGCAGGCGCAGACGAAGGCAAGATACTGGCAACCATGCAAGGGGTCATCCTTGAAAATGGCGGCGACTATCCGGCCAATCATTTTTCCATCGGTTCGGGCGAATCCGCCCTGCTTTGCCGCTACAAGACCGGACGCCGTACGCTCGACGCGCAGGATCAGCTGACGCTGGAATGGTCGGGTGTCTTCCGCCATTATCATGCCCCGGCCATAAGAACCCTTGTCATTGGCCGCCCGACACCAAGACATCTGGAACTCTATGACATCGCGCAGGAAGCCCTGCTGGCGGTGGAGAAGGTGATGAAACCGGGGCACGTGATTGGCGACATCTTCGACACCCATGCCAAAGTCATCGATGAAATGGGCGCGCACAACCACCGCCTCAATGCCTGCGGCTACAGCGTCGGCGCCCGCTTTGCTCCCAACTGGATGGACTGGCCGCTGATCTATCGCGGCAACGAATATGCGATCTGCCCACACATGACCCTCTTTGCTCACATGATCATCATGGACAGCGAGCAGAATGTCGCCATGACGTTGGGCCGAAGCTATCTCACCACCGATGCCGCCCCCGAGCCCCTTTCAAATCTACCCATGGAGCTGATCGTTCGGTAA
- the pgeF gene encoding peptidoglycan editing factor PgeF — MRIQHPSLQALDGIAHGFFTRRGGTSTKTYHSLNCGYGSGDGREQVRQNRALVAQSLGVESDRLVTAYQVHSPRALIIDAPFSEGNTPELDALVTNKPGLAVAILTADCGPVLFADAEAGVVAAAHAGWRGAFEGVIADTVAKMTRLGARPEKITAILGPTISHANYEVDQAFMDRFTTRSADWQRFFSAGKRDGHVQFDLPAFILFQLQQSDVGNAINLGRCTYGEESTFFSYRRTTHRKEPDYGRQISAIALI, encoded by the coding sequence ATGCGCATTCAACATCCGTCCCTTCAGGCCCTTGACGGCATAGCTCACGGATTTTTCACGCGCAGAGGCGGCACCTCGACCAAGACCTATCACAGTCTCAATTGCGGCTATGGCTCCGGCGACGGAAGGGAACAGGTGAGACAGAACCGCGCTCTGGTTGCCCAAAGCCTTGGAGTTGAGAGCGACAGGCTGGTCACCGCCTATCAGGTCCATTCGCCCAGAGCCCTCATCATCGATGCCCCGTTTAGTGAAGGCAACACGCCCGAACTGGATGCTCTGGTGACCAACAAGCCCGGCCTTGCCGTGGCAATTCTGACGGCCGATTGCGGCCCGGTCCTGTTTGCCGACGCAGAAGCCGGTGTCGTCGCTGCCGCCCATGCCGGTTGGCGCGGGGCCTTTGAAGGCGTCATCGCAGACACGGTGGCAAAAATGACCCGACTGGGCGCGCGGCCCGAAAAGATCACCGCCATTCTCGGCCCCACCATTTCCCATGCCAATTACGAAGTCGATCAGGCCTTCATGGACCGCTTCACCACCAGATCCGCAGATTGGCAGCGCTTTTTCAGCGCGGGTAAAAGGGATGGACATGTTCAGTTCGATCTGCCAGCCTTTATATTGTTCCAGTTGCAGCAAAGCGATGTCGGCAACGCCATCAATCTGGGGCGCTGCACCTATGGCGAGGAATCGACATTCTTCAGCTACCGGCGGACAACGCACCGCAAGGAACCCGACTATGGTCGTCAGATTTCTGCGATAGCACTCATCTGA
- the lgt gene encoding prolipoprotein diacylglyceryl transferase, giving the protein MIDPVLISLGPLQIHWYAIAYIVGILLAWFYCKRLAAREQLWRGNQSPLSGPALDDFVFWATIGIILGGRLGYVLFYNLDVYLQHPAQILALWTGGMSFHGGFLGVTIAMILFARAKGISLLSLFDLVAMAAPIGLFFGRVANFINSELWGLPTSLPWGVIFPNGGPEPRHPSQLYEAALEGLLLFLILRLASHFTGALKRPGTIAGLFAILYALFRSLVELVRVPDSQLGYFSLGTTMGMWLSVPMILAGLAMIFYARLKKSDG; this is encoded by the coding sequence ATGATCGATCCTGTGCTCATTTCCCTTGGGCCACTTCAGATCCATTGGTACGCCATCGCCTATATCGTGGGCATCCTGCTCGCCTGGTTCTATTGCAAGCGCCTTGCGGCCAGAGAGCAGCTCTGGCGCGGCAACCAGAGCCCTCTTTCCGGCCCGGCGCTGGATGATTTCGTCTTCTGGGCTACCATCGGCATCATTCTGGGTGGCCGGCTGGGTTATGTGCTCTTTTACAATCTCGACGTCTATTTGCAGCATCCGGCGCAAATTCTGGCGCTCTGGACTGGCGGCATGTCCTTTCATGGCGGCTTTCTGGGTGTAACCATCGCCATGATCCTGTTTGCGCGCGCCAAGGGCATTTCTCTTCTCTCGCTGTTCGATCTGGTCGCCATGGCCGCCCCCATTGGGCTATTTTTCGGCCGTGTTGCCAATTTCATCAATTCCGAGCTTTGGGGCCTGCCGACCAGCCTGCCATGGGGCGTCATCTTTCCCAATGGCGGCCCGGAACCAAGACATCCGAGCCAGCTTTATGAAGCTGCGCTGGAAGGCCTTCTGCTCTTCCTCATCCTGCGCCTTGCAAGTCACTTCACGGGCGCATTGAAAAGGCCGGGCACCATCGCAGGCCTTTTCGCCATTCTCTATGCCCTGTTCCGCTCGCTGGTCGAACTCGTGCGGGTTCCCGACAGCCAGCTTGGCTATTTCAGTCTCGGCACCACCATGGGCATGTGGCTGTCGGTGCCGATGATCCTTGCCGGTCTTGCGATGATCTTCTATGCCCGATTGAAAAAATCCGATGGTTGA
- a CDS encoding class I SAM-dependent methyltransferase, giving the protein MVETDSPSLEALIKRLILATGPVSVATYMSLCLTDPQHGFYTSQRPVGAKGDFITAPEISQLFGELIGIWMLAVWQQSGRPAPFHLVELGPGRGTLASDMIRAIATDPEAMACLHLHLLEISPTLQKQQQTALSDIDCQKSWHSHFASLPQAPLFIIGNEFFDCLPIHQWIFHKDQWHERVIGLNAEEQLAFGLGPIRAAPELSESPVQGAILEHSPACEAMMSTIAAHLASHGGAGLFIDYGYDTPGFGDTFQAMRHHAYADPLLAPGQQDLTAHVNFDALRRQAQAEISGVSNANHPSAPLTLSPIVTQGEFLLAMGLLQRAGQLGAHQPAHRQEQISQAVERLAGPDQMGKLFKCLALMPALMPDGLPLPPAALT; this is encoded by the coding sequence ATGGTTGAAACCGATAGCCCCTCACTGGAAGCACTCATCAAACGCCTGATTCTGGCCACCGGCCCGGTCAGCGTGGCGACCTATATGAGCCTTTGCCTCACCGACCCGCAGCATGGTTTCTACACCAGCCAGCGCCCTGTCGGCGCCAAGGGTGATTTCATCACGGCCCCCGAGATCAGCCAGCTTTTCGGCGAACTGATCGGCATCTGGATGCTCGCCGTCTGGCAGCAGTCCGGCCGCCCTGCTCCCTTTCATCTGGTCGAACTGGGGCCGGGCCGCGGCACATTGGCAAGCGACATGATCCGGGCCATAGCCACCGACCCCGAGGCCATGGCCTGCCTGCATCTGCATCTTCTGGAAATCAGCCCGACACTGCAGAAGCAGCAGCAAACCGCGCTCTCGGATATTGACTGCCAGAAAAGCTGGCACTCCCATTTCGCCAGCCTGCCACAGGCCCCCCTGTTCATCATCGGCAATGAATTTTTCGACTGCCTGCCAATCCACCAATGGATCTTCCACAAGGACCAGTGGCATGAACGGGTCATTGGCCTTAATGCTGAAGAGCAACTCGCCTTCGGCCTTGGCCCCATCAGAGCAGCCCCGGAGCTTTCCGAAAGCCCGGTGCAAGGGGCCATACTGGAACATTCGCCAGCCTGCGAAGCAATGATGAGCACCATAGCGGCCCATCTCGCCAGCCATGGTGGCGCGGGCCTCTTCATCGATTATGGCTATGACACGCCCGGTTTTGGCGACACCTTTCAGGCCATGCGCCATCATGCCTATGCTGATCCACTGCTCGCCCCCGGACAGCAAGACCTGACGGCCCATGTCAATTTCGACGCCTTGCGCAGGCAGGCCCAAGCCGAGATATCCGGCGTATCAAACGCCAACCACCCGTCCGCTCCCCTCACACTTTCCCCCATTGTGACACAGGGAGAATTCCTGCTCGCCATGGGGCTTTTGCAGCGTGCAGGTCAATTGGGCGCTCATCAGCCCGCCCATAGGCAGGAGCAGATTTCGCAGGCGGTAGAACGCCTCGCAGGTCCCGATCAAATGGGCAAACTGTTCAAATGCCTCGCTCTCATGCCAGCCCTGATGCCGGATGGCCTACCGCTTCCCCCCGCAGCTCTCACATAG